The nucleotide sequence GGTGCGGAAGTCCAGGCACTCTGACGCGTTCATGACCAGCACGctctggggggcggggggcggggccggcgTGGAGTCGGGCGGGGCTGGCGTGACGGACTCTGAGGCGGGGGCTGGGTTCTGTGGGCGGGACTCTGGGGCTGGAGGTGGAGGCGGCGTGGTGTCGGGCTCCGCCCCCTGCGGCTCCTCCCTCTGCTCGTCGTGCCGCGGCGCCGGGGGGTCGCCCGATTGGCCGTCAGGTGTGGAGTAGCTGATGACGGAGACGGAGAGCGCGGTGGGGGGGTCCATGCGTCTCGAGGCGCTGACGGCCTCTGGGGTTTTGGGCGCAGagtcctccccctccctctcggGGGAGCTGCTGAGCTCGTGGCGCCGGGCGTGGCGCGTGAGCGCCGACGCCGTCTTGCACACCTTGTGACAGCGGGGGCAGGTGTGTCGGGACAACGCCCGCCTGCTGAGGCGGTGGGGGCTGCTCGCCAGCGCCCCCGCTTTGTCTTCGTCGTGCTTGACGCCGTCTGACGCAGGCTTGGCCCCGCCCCCGTCGACGGGGGGCGCGGGGGGGTGCAGCGCCCTCTGGTGGTCCTCCAGCTTGTCGCGGGAGGGGAAGGCGGCGCGGCAGAACAGGCAGACGAACTCCAGCAGGTGGCGCAGCTCGTGTTTGTCCCTCCGGCGGGGGCTGGAGAACCAGCAGCCGCACGTCCCGCACTCCGCCGCGTTCCCATTGGTCCACGGCCGCCGCCTCACCGCCGGGGGGGGCGCTGGCGGGGTCACGGGGGGCTTGGGGGATCGAGGAGCGGCGGTGGCTTTCTCTTCTTCAGGGGGAGGGGGCTTCTTCCTCTCGTCTGCttttggctccgcctcctcggacttcccctcctcctcctcgtcatgTGATTTGTTGGTGTCTTtgctgggggggggcttcagCCGCTCCGCCCGCCGCTTCAGCCGGAGGGAGCGCTTGAACTGGAGCTTCCTCTGCCAGAGCCGCGCCCtctgcaggtgggggggggtcttcctCTTGGGCTTGTAGGAGTAGTAGGGCCGCCACAGGTCGTCCTGGTCGCTGTCCGCCTCGCGCACCCCCTGACGGAAGAAGTACTCCCTCACATGGGGGGGGTCGCCGCTCTCCTCCCCCGCCTCAGCTCGCCCCTCGTTGGCCGGTGCCTCCGCGCTGGTCCGGCGGTGGGGGCGGTgcttgtggtggtgggggcgggCGTCCCGCGTCACGCCGGGGGCGTCGGTACGTTTCAccttgggggggggcaggctgtCCCTCCTCAGGTCCGTCTCAGAGATGCTTCTCTTCACGATGGCCTCCTCCCCGATGCGTACGGTGATCTGACACAGTGGCCCCGCCTCCGCCGACGGGTGCTTCTGGTGGGCGGGGTCACCCCTGCTGTGGGACTTGCGTGACTTGTGGGTGGGTTTACCTGCCCCCGCCTCTGTTTTGCCCCCCGGGGGGTCGTCGGGGGCGTCCGAACCCTCTCTCACCCTCTTGCGGGGGCTTTCGGCGCCGACTTTGACCGACCTGGAGCCGCCCTTGTGTTCGGGGGAGGGGCGGCGGGCGGGGGCTTTGTCGCTGGCGGGGGCCACCTGGTTGCTGTGGACGATGACGGTGGACGCCGCGCCCCCCCCGCGGACGATGACGGAGGGTTTGTGTCCGTACGTGATGACCGACGGCATGCTGGCCTCGCCCCTAAGGCTCTTGGGAGTTTTGGTTTTGCTGCTACTGGGGGGTTTGAAGCCGCCCCCCCCGCCGTCTCTGGCCTCGCCGTCGTGTTTCCTGACGTCGGATTGGGGGGGCTGCGGGAGTGCGGCGACGTCTCTCTGCTCTACGGACACTGGGAAGCCGTCGGGGAACGCGTCCGGGTCGGGCTTGAGCcctcccatgatgctttgcagGTCCCCGGGGGCCAGGGGGCAGCTCAGGCCGGGCAGGGCAAGGGCGGGGGCATCaccgggggggggcagcagcaggCCGTTGTGCAGGCTGTCGTTGTAGGTCTTGTAGGGCCTCTTGTGGGCACGCATGGGCAGCAGGCGGTACAGCTTGAGGGCGTCGGCCTTCTGCCGGTAGCCGCCATTGGCCGTCTTCTCGCTGCAGATGAGGGCGGGGCTAATGCCGTGGATGGCCTTCTGGTGCGTCTTCAGGTTGTAGTAGGTGGCGAAGGCGTCCCAGCAGAAGATGCACTGGTAGCGGCGCTCGCCGGTGTGCCACACCTCGTGCTTGGTGCGGTACTCGGCGAGGGCGAACACCTTGTCGCAGTAGTGACACGGGTAGCGGCGGCGCCACGAGTGCACGTTGGAGTGGCGCTTCAGGCTGGACAGCGTCATGTATGAGCGCTCGCACACGGAGCAGAAGTAGATCACGCTGCCGTCCACCACCTTCACAAAGTGCTGCTCGTCGCCCCCCGGCGGCTCGGGGGACGCCTCGTCGCCGTGGAGACGCGCCAGGAGGCCGCGCCCCTTCTTCCCTGCCCGCGCCTTGGCGATGTCCGCGCCCcccaccgccacccccccctccacgcGCACCTCGCCGTCCTCCAGTGGCTCCGCCTTGGGCTGCAGGGTCAGTGCGGGGGGGCTGGCGCCGAGGGGCGGGGGCAGGCGGCAGGCGCCCTCGTGGGACGCCAGCCTCTTGCTGTGGATGAAGGTTTTCCCGCAGTAGCGGCAGCTGAGGGCGCGGCCCCCCCGGTGCAGACGCATGTGCACCGTCagcgaggaggcggagctaaacAGCCGGTGGCACACGCCGCAGATCAGCTCCGCCTTCAGGCCGTCGGTGGGGGGGTAGGAGGACGAGTGGGGGGGCGCTGTCAGACCCTCGGACGGTGGGGGGGGAGGCGGCGGGAGGGGCGGAGGGAGGTGCAGGGTGGGCGGGTGCAGACTCGGCCCGTGGGGGCCGCCCAGCTTCCCCGCCGGGCGTCCCGTCAGTTTGTCCCGCCTCTCGCCGTCTGCCCCCCTCTGATAGGCCGAGCTCAGGTTGAAGAGGATCTGGGTGGTCTTGGAGGGGGAGGCCGTCCCATTGGACAGCCGgtgccccccctcccacccgTCAGCGCCGTACCCCCCACCCAAAGGCCCGCCGGAGGCCCGGGGGGGCGACATGGGGTACTGAGTCTCTGGGCTGAACTTGGAGCActtctgggggggcggggccttcAGGTCCTTCCTGATGAGGGCGTGGACAGACATGGGGGAGGGGGCCGGCGAGGGGGAGGGCGAGCCCTCATGCCTCTTAAAGGGCCGGTGCTTCACGTCGGTGGTGGCGTCCAGCTTCCACAGCGAGCCCTCgtctgtcctgggggggggctgtcGCCGGTGGGGGGAAgcgcaggaggaggaagcgccGTGACAGTGGTGGGGGGACGTGAGCGAGGCGGGGAGGGGGGCGGCGCTGAGCGGGAAGCTCAGCGTGATCTTAGCGTTTTTCGGTCCATCGGCCGCGTCCTCCAGCCGCTCGTCCACCGCGGCCCCCACGCGCCCCCCCTGACGCTtccccttcatctcctcctcctcttcgtcgtcGTGGAGCTGGGGGGCCGCTGGGGGGCGCTGTGCCGGCTTCCTGGAGCAGGACCTGACGGGtgggggcggcgggggggcgTCTGCAGCCGCCAGCGACCGTGGGGGGGAAGACAGAGGCGAGGCCCGCTGGATCTGAGGCGCACTACGGGGGGGGTCGCAGATGGGGGGGGGCCCAGCAGCCAGGTGTTGCTCACTCAGACGTGACTGGACGAGGCCCGCGTGGTGGGGGTCCCACACCTTCTCACCGGACACCATGACCCCCCCACGCAATCTGGAAGAGAGCAGAGACACGCGTTAGACACGTATCAAACACGCATCAAACACGCATCAAACACGCATGAAGCCTGAACAGAGATCAGGATTCACGTCACACGCGAAGGCGTCGCCGCGGAAAAGAAAACGAAgccaggatgggggggtctgCAGCGGAGCTGGTTTAGATTTCAGCCTTCATTCCACACGCCCGCCAACATTCctggcgtctgattggtcgacgCTCAGCCCTCATCAGGATGCAGGAAACGCTCTGCTGGAAGCCGCCGGCGTCACGCGTGTAAAAATAATCCCGCTATCGCGCCGTGTGAGCTGACGCCTCGTTAGCCGCGCCTGGCAGCGGCTGAACCATTAATTTGTGAAGGCGAAGTCAGGAGGGGGGGTCGGTGCAgcggagcggggggggggctgtttttCTGCTCCGCTTCAATCTCACTGGAGCTGCGGCTACACGCGTGTCCGTTCTAatcccgccgccgccgcggctGACGACGACGTCCTCCTGCGATGGCGGCGGGTCAGCGAGAGACGacatctgattggacgagagaCCGTCTGTTAGAGACGGGAGGAGAACGCAGACGCCATCAGGACGGGACGACCCGAGGAAGAGGGACGTCCTGTCACGCAGCAACACAGCCGGGAGGGCAGGAAGGCAGAAGGGCAGGAGGCAGAGGGGCAGGAGGCAGAGGGGCAGGAGGCAGAGGGGCAGGAGGCAGAGGGGCAGGAAGGCAGGAGGCAGAGGGGCAGGAAGGCAGGAGGCAGAGGGGCAGGAAGGCAGGAGGCAGAGGGGCAGGAAGGCAGGAGGCAGAGGGGCAGGAAGGCAGGAGGCAGAGGGGCAGGAAGGCAGGCCGCGGTAAAATTCCACAGGCAGCCTGAACAGGCAGAAACTAGGTCAGCTCTGTTATTGCAGAGAAAGAGATCAGGAGACGGGGGGAAACCAGCGTTtagagcagcacacacacacacacacacacacacacacacacacacacacacacacagacacacagacacacacacacacacacacacacagacacacacacacacacacagacacacacacacacacacacacagacacacacacacagacacacagacacacagacacacacagacacacacacacacacacacagacacacacacacagacacacagacacacacacacacacacacacacacagacacacacacacacacacacacacacaca is from Antennarius striatus isolate MH-2024 chromosome 23, ASM4005453v1, whole genome shotgun sequence and encodes:
- the zbtb4 gene encoding uncharacterized protein zbtb4 — protein: MCRLRGGVMVSGEKVWDPHHAGLVQSRLSEQHLAAGPPPICDPPRSAPQIQRASPLSSPPRSLAAADAPPPPPPVRSCSRKPAQRPPAAPQLHDDEEEEEMKGKRQGGRVGAAVDERLEDAADGPKNAKITLSFPLSAAPLPASLTSPHHCHGASSSCASPHRRQPPPRTDEGSLWKLDATTDVKHRPFKRHEGSPSPSPAPSPMSVHALIRKDLKAPPPQKCSKFSPETQYPMSPPRASGGPLGGGYGADGWEGGHRLSNGTASPSKTTQILFNLSSAYQRGADGERRDKLTGRPAGKLGGPHGPSLHPPTLHLPPPLPPPPPPPSEGLTAPPHSSSYPPTDGLKAELICGVCHRLFSSASSLTVHMRLHRGGRALSCRYCGKTFIHSKRLASHEGACRLPPPLGASPPALTLQPKAEPLEDGEVRVEGGVAVGGADIAKARAGKKGRGLLARLHGDEASPEPPGGDEQHFVKVVDGSVIYFCSVCERSYMTLSSLKRHSNVHSWRRRYPCHYCDKVFALAEYRTKHEVWHTGERRYQCIFCWDAFATYYNLKTHQKAIHGISPALICSEKTANGGYRQKADALKLYRLLPMRAHKRPYKTYNDSLHNGLLLPPPGDAPALALPGLSCPLAPGDLQSIMGGLKPDPDAFPDGFPVSVEQRDVAALPQPPQSDVRKHDGEARDGGGGGFKPPSSSKTKTPKSLRGEASMPSVITYGHKPSVIVRGGGAASTVIVHSNQVAPASDKAPARRPSPEHKGGSRSVKVGAESPRKRVREGSDAPDDPPGGKTEAGAGKPTHKSRKSHSRGDPAHQKHPSAEAGPLCQITVRIGEEAIVKRSISETDLRRDSLPPPKVKRTDAPGVTRDARPHHHKHRPHRRTSAEAPANEGRAEAGEESGDPPHVREYFFRQGVREADSDQDDLWRPYYSYKPKRKTPPHLQRARLWQRKLQFKRSLRLKRRAERLKPPPSKDTNKSHDEEEEGKSEEAEPKADERKKPPPPEEEKATAAPRSPKPPVTPPAPPPAVRRRPWTNGNAAECGTCGCWFSSPRRRDKHELRHLLEFVCLFCRAAFPSRDKLEDHQRALHPPAPPVDGGGAKPASDGVKHDEDKAGALASSPHRLSRRALSRHTCPRCHKVCKTASALTRHARRHELSSSPEREGEDSAPKTPEAVSASRRMDPPTALSVSVISYSTPDGQSGDPPAPRHDEQREEPQGAEPDTTPPPPPAPESRPQNPAPASESVTPAPPDSTPAPPPAPQSVLVMNASECLDFRTPNKKSQPPRKAPPVTSQTRITTAAPPVSMTTALVSEGGFAQRDGGFMDRERPGGRGAFISAAYDTPPLAQDLSVGPASRSPSPTEAQDLTMSSILAREERERQRGRDRGATSSVAPNDQISLLVPKEEPLSPAPSPPHAPTQTTMNAPSPHIHPPTPPRRSPPTIGLLPPASRQVHPSPPGLERLPLPTGAVGPGERPSAHALLLPRTPQRPNSVSSRDSQQGDAPPTGYPGQNYPPAAPAPDGYRPGKKQEELLASSYPGGALPFGPLGKMLVPNGGELKLPFYPDPYQLLYGPPLLAYPYNLAALPVALNMMAPGGGDKVEPLPFLPAIFNYAAAAGPYVGSAPHALLANPGLYSGGGGGGGKKQRDSSSKP